The following coding sequences lie in one Chelonoidis abingdonii isolate Lonesome George chromosome 6, CheloAbing_2.0, whole genome shotgun sequence genomic window:
- the LOC116835093 gene encoding interferon epsilon-like: protein MITMCLLHICLVMLFSTEISSLDCTILHFQQNKMNTESLELLSEVGGQFPLQCLKENRNFRLPQKALRAREPQEKDAKMVIQEILEQIFNIFSENLTQAAWDRSSVETLQNGLHWQTEKLETCLHSEMENETPSLGNKKLLFPMLKLKKYFQRIRDFLKEKQFSLCAWETIRLEMGRCLLFVDQLIKKA, encoded by the coding sequence ATGATCACCATGTGTTTGCTGCACATCTGCCTTGTAATGCTGTTCTCCACCGAaatctcttctctggactgtacCATACTTCACTTCCAGCAGAATAAAATGAACACAGAAAGCTTAGAGCTTCTGAGCGAAGTAGGTGGACAATTTCCTCTACAATGCCTAAAAGAAAATAGGAACTTCAGGCTCCCCCAGAAAGCTCTCAGGGCCAGAGAGCCCCAGGAGAAAGATGCCAAGATGGTAATTCAGGAGATCCTCGAGCAGATCTTCAATATCTTCAGTGAAAACCTCACGCAAGCTGCCTGGGACAGGAGTTCTGTAGAGACATTACAAAATGGACTTCACTGGCAAACTGAGAAGCTAGAGACATGTTTGCATTCAGAGATGGAGAATGAGACACCCTCTTTGGGCAACAAGAAACTCCTGTTCCCCATGTTGAAGCTGAAGAAATACTTCCAAAGAATCAGGGATTTCCTGAAAGAGAAACAATTTAGCTTGTGTGCCTGGGAGACCATCCGCTTGGAAATGGGGAGATGTCTTTTGTTTGTTGACCAGCTGATTAAAAAGGCTTAA